One stretch of Papaver somniferum cultivar HN1 unplaced genomic scaffold, ASM357369v1 unplaced-scaffold_154, whole genome shotgun sequence DNA includes these proteins:
- the LOC113336805 gene encoding transcription initiation factor TFIID subunit 11-like — MVSSSSDYSSSSSEEDSRIPAAKTCAKTNRAKGSKPSAPLNNRTITYAELMKRKAEDDKVEDRRHRKGRIRRRILEDEEKRRFFDGVPYDSDADAFEEETVWVLPERKIKPHRRTRELQKFAKQVKDELEAEYKAEDDSGSDDLDIHLDSINGSGSDSDEEEDSEEDDYESDKSDDSDESDDSSMSFRNESQSKHEVEASVSVDVRVFVDAGKRRNGESVVVVDDNNNRVDEESTDSAEAVVRAHVHEYPTAGLPFEALMINTSPNNELNVPKVLDVRFPPIPSMVNCQSL, encoded by the exons ATGGTGTCTTCTAGCAGTGATTATTCTTCCAGCTCTTCTGAGGAGGATTCGAGGATCCCTGCGGCTAAAACGTGTGCTAAGACAAACCGTGCTAAGGGATCAAAGCCAAGTGCGCCTCTTAATAATCGTACAATCACTTATGCTGAGCTAATGAAGAGAAAAGCTGAGGATGATAAGGTAGAGGATCGTCGGCATAGAAAGGGTCGAATCCGGCGCAGAATACTAGAAGATGAGGAAAAACGCCGATTTTTCGACGGTGTACCCTATGACTCTGACGCTGACGCTTTTGAAGAGGAAACCGTGTGGGTGTTACCGGAGCGCAAGATCAAGCCGCATCGGCGTACCAGAGAGCTCCAAAAGTTCGCAAAACAAGTTAAAGATGAACTCGAAGCTGAGTATAAAGCCGAAGATGACTCGGGTTCAGACGATCTTGATATCCACCTAGACTCCATCAATGGCTCTGGAAGTGATTCCGACGAAGAAGAGGATTCTGAGGAAGATGATTATGAGTCTGACAAATCTGATGACTCCGACGAATCTGACGA CAGTAGTATGTCTTTTCGAAACGAATCTCAGTCGAAGCATGAAGTGGAAGCGTCTGTCTCA GTTGATGTACGCGTTTTTGTTGATGCTGGAAAAAGGAGGAATGGGGAGTCCGTGGTCGTGGTTGACGATAACAATAAccgtgttgatgaagaatcaactGATTCCGCGGAGGCTGTGGTTAGAGCTCATGTTCATGAAtatccaacagctggactccCTTTTGAAGCTCTCATGATCAATACTAGTCCAAATAATGAG CTCAATGTCCCTaaggtacttgatgtaaggttCCCTCCAATCCCCAGCATGGTGAACTGTCAAAGcctctaa